Proteins encoded in a region of the Neodiprion virginianus isolate iyNeoVirg1 chromosome 2, iyNeoVirg1.1, whole genome shotgun sequence genome:
- the LOC124297644 gene encoding L-lactate dehydrogenase-like — protein MTSIKERLLKTVVEPVSGGKNKITIVGVGQVGMACAFSILTNSVSSDVVLIDVMADKLKGEMMDLQHGSAFLKNARINASTDYAATANSTICIVTAGARQREGETRLDLVQRNTDIFKGIIPQLVKYSPETTLLIVSNPVDILTYVAWKLSGLPKNRVIGSGTNLDSARFRFLLSQRLEIAPTSCHGWVIGEHGDTSVPVWSGVNIAGVRLRDLNEKVGTDQDPENWGEIHKQVVWSAYEVIKLKGYTSWAIGLSISNLAQSILRNMSSVHAISTLVNGFHGITEDVFLSLPCVLGENGVSRVVLQQLTDTERDLLQKSAKTMHEVQSGLKF, from the exons ATGACTTCGATCAAAGAGAGGCTGTTGAAAACAGTCGTCGAGCCTGTCTCGGGaggtaaaaacaaaatcaccATCGTTGGTGTAGGTCAGGTCGGCATGGCCTGCGCCTTCAGCATCCTGACCAAC AGTGTCTCGAGCGATGTGGTGCTGATCGACGTGATGGCCGACAAGCTTAAGGGCGAGATGATGGACCTTCAGCACGGCAGTGCGTTCCTAAAAAACGCAAGGATCAACGCGAGCACGGATTACGCGGCGACGGCGAATTCGACGATTTGCATCGTGACTGCGGGAGCCCGTCAGCGTGAAGGAGAGACGCGGCTGGACCTGGTGCAAAGAAACACAGACATATTCAAGGGCATAATTCCTCAGCTGGTGAAGTACAGCCCGGAAACAACTCTCCTGATCGTTTCTAATCCCGTGGACATACTGACTTACGTCGCTTGGAAACTCTCGGGACTGCCAAAGAATCGCGTTATCGGAAGCGGCACGAACCTCGACTCTGCTCGCTTCCGTTTCCTTCTCTCACAGAGACTCGAAATCGCTCCGACATCCTGCCACGGATGGGTGATCGGAGAACACGGTGACACAAGTG TTCCCGTATGGTCAGGTGTAAACATCGCTGGAGTGCGTCTTCGCGACCTGAACGAGAAAGTTGGTACCGATCAGGACCCGGAGAACTGGGGCGAAATCCACAAGCAGGTGGTTTGGAGTGCGTACGAGGTGATCAAGCTAAAGGGGTACACTTCCTGGGCGATTGGTCTGAGCATTTCAAACTTGGCGCAATCGATTCTGCGCAATATGAGCTCCGTCCACGCGATCTCCACTCTCGTCAAC GGATTCCACGGCATCACCGAGGACGTATTTCTGTCCCTTCCTTGCGTCCTGGGCGAAAACGGAGTATCCCGAGTCGTCCTGCAGCAGCTTACGGACACAGAGCGCGATCTTTTGCAAAAATCCGCAAAGACGATGCACGAGGTTCAATCTGGCCTCAAGTTCTAA